The genomic region TGAAAGACCTCGGTGTTAGCCGCGCCCTCAACACTCATGCAGGCGGTGGTGCCGTCCAGGCGCCCGAGGAGATCATCGTGGTGGTGTGCCAGTGTCCATGCGGAGCATGGCAGAGCAGACGTTGGCGCCCGAGGGGCGCGACCCCGTAACCGGGTCAGGTTGGTCTTGGCCGCCGACTCGTCGATGAACACGAGCCGCGCCGGGTCGAGGCCGCCTTGGCTGCGCTTCCAGCGGCGGCGGGCTTGCGCGATATCGGGGCGGTTTTGCTCGGAGGCATGGAGCGTCTTTTTTTATATGTCAGCCCCAGCTTGTCCAGAGCCCAATGGATCGCTCCGACCGTATAGCCTAAGTCCAGACGCTCCTTGATTTCGGCCAAGGTCAAGTCCGGATGCTGCCCCACCAATGCCTTCAGTTCCGGCCCATGATCAGGCAATAAGCGTGCCTTGCGGCCCGAAAACCGATGCCGGGCTTCGATCAGGCCA from Ruficoccus amylovorans harbors:
- a CDS encoding transposase, with the translated sequence MKTLSLDLRRRLVESYDEGKCTQAEVAQRFRVSLGMVKKLIQQRRRTGLIEARHRFSGRKARLLPDHGPELKALVGQHPDLTLAEIKERLDLGYTVGAIHWALDKLGLTYKKRRSMPPSKTAPISRKPAAAGSAAKAASTRRGSCSSTSRRPRPT